From Flavobacterium sp. 102, a single genomic window includes:
- a CDS encoding mevalonate kinase has protein sequence MKGPLFYSKILLFGEYGIIKDSKGLSIPYNFYNGALKVDENPSEEAIKSNASLRRFVTYLDQLQKDQPELVTFNIEVLKTDVERGMYFDSSIPQGYGVGSSGALVAAIYDKYANDKITVLENLTREKLLQLKTIFSQMESFFHGKSSGLDPLNSYLSIPILINSKDNIEATGIPSQSATGKGAVFLLDSGIVGETAPMVNIFMENLKEEGFRKMLKSQFIKYTDACVENFLGGDMKSLFANTKQLSKVVLNNFKPMIPEAFHGVWQKGLDTNDYYLKLCGSGGGGYILGFTEDLEKAKKSLKDYKLEVVYQF, from the coding sequence CTTCGGAGAATACGGAATTATAAAGGATTCTAAAGGTTTATCCATTCCCTACAATTTTTACAACGGCGCTTTGAAAGTGGACGAAAATCCATCCGAAGAAGCGATTAAATCTAACGCGAGTTTGCGTCGTTTTGTAACCTATTTGGACCAACTTCAAAAAGACCAACCCGAGTTAGTAACTTTCAATATTGAAGTTTTAAAAACCGATGTAGAACGCGGCATGTATTTCGATTCCAGTATTCCGCAAGGATATGGTGTTGGCAGCAGCGGTGCTTTAGTGGCGGCGATTTATGACAAATATGCCAACGACAAAATCACGGTTTTAGAGAATTTAACCCGTGAGAAATTATTGCAGTTAAAAACGATTTTTTCCCAAATGGAGTCATTCTTCCACGGAAAAAGTTCCGGTCTTGATCCATTAAACAGCTATTTGAGCATTCCGATTTTGATCAATTCCAAAGACAATATCGAAGCCACCGGCATTCCGTCTCAAAGTGCGACCGGAAAAGGTGCTGTGTTTTTGTTAGACTCCGGAATCGTAGGCGAAACTGCTCCAATGGTGAACATCTTCATGGAAAACCTAAAAGAAGAAGGTTTTCGAAAAATGTTAAAATCACAATTCATCAAATACACCGACGCTTGCGTGGAAAATTTCCTCGGCGGCGATATGAAATCTTTGTTTGCCAATACCAAACAATTGTCTAAAGTAGTCTTAAACAATTTCAAGCCAATGATTCCCGAAGCGTTTCACGGCGTTTGGCAAAAAGGACTTGACACCAATGATTACTACTTAAAACTTTGCGGTTCCGGCGGCGGCGGTTATATTCTAGGATTTACCGAAGATTTAGAAAAGGCCAAAAAATCCCTGAAAGATTACAAATTGGAAGTGGTTTACCAGTTTTAA
- a CDS encoding nuclear transport factor 2 family protein — MSAEKNLSIAHLWFEAFNAHNLEKLLSLYDDEAEHFSPKLKIRHPETNGLVTGKDALRTWWQEAFDRLPTLNYRVTSLTSNSDRVFMEYIRTVENEADMLVAEVLEIKENRIIASRVYHG, encoded by the coding sequence ATGTCAGCAGAAAAAAATCTCTCAATTGCCCATCTTTGGTTTGAAGCTTTCAACGCACACAACCTCGAAAAATTATTGTCCTTGTACGATGACGAAGCGGAACACTTTAGCCCTAAACTAAAAATCCGCCATCCGGAAACCAATGGTTTAGTCACCGGAAAAGACGCTTTACGCACGTGGTGGCAAGAGGCGTTTGACCGTTTACCGACTTTAAACTACAGAGTAACTTCTTTGACTTCCAATTCCGACCGCGTTTTTATGGAATACATTCGAACCGTAGAAAACGAAGCCGATATGTTAGTCGCCGAAGTATTGGAAATCAAAGAAAACAGAATCATTGCTTCACGAGTATATCACGGATAA
- a CDS encoding pseudouridine synthase yields MNKNEGNNKRGGSRPNSSRPSSNKPKPAMQKRAQGPKKAKPTTDDAAAKKTQKPAKAVNNVPKPLKSDDIRLNKYISNSGVCSRRDADIYIQSGNVKVNNIVITEMGYKVKPGDVVNFDGATLTPERKEYILLNKPKNFTTSNEDNDDYRNVLELVRGATNAKIQPIGRMDKNTTGLLIFTNDTDMVRKFSLPNQKSAKIYQVSLDKNLKFEDLEKISNGVTLDGHKLYVDEISYIEGEPKTEIGLKLRTPNVKVVRAIFENFKYDVLKIDRVAFAGLTKKNLPRGNWRFLTEQEIINLKNV; encoded by the coding sequence ATGAACAAGAATGAAGGCAATAACAAAAGAGGTGGTTCACGTCCGAACAGTTCGAGACCAAGCTCTAATAAGCCTAAACCAGCCATGCAAAAAAGAGCGCAAGGCCCGAAAAAAGCCAAGCCAACCACTGACGATGCCGCTGCAAAAAAAACCCAAAAACCTGCTAAAGCAGTAAACAATGTCCCGAAACCTTTGAAATCGGATGATATTCGTTTAAACAAATACATCTCCAACTCGGGCGTTTGCTCGCGTCGTGATGCTGATATTTACATCCAATCCGGAAATGTGAAAGTGAACAATATCGTCATCACCGAAATGGGTTATAAAGTAAAACCGGGCGATGTGGTCAACTTTGACGGTGCGACTTTAACACCGGAACGCAAAGAATACATTTTGCTGAACAAACCTAAGAACTTCACCACTTCTAACGAAGACAATGATGATTACAGAAATGTATTGGAATTGGTTCGTGGTGCCACGAACGCCAAAATCCAACCGATTGGACGTATGGACAAAAACACTACCGGATTGTTGATCTTTACCAATGATACCGATATGGTTAGAAAATTCAGCTTACCCAATCAAAAATCAGCTAAAATCTACCAAGTTTCTTTAGACAAGAATTTGAAATTTGAAGATTTAGAGAAAATTTCCAATGGTGTAACTTTAGACGGACACAAATTATACGTAGACGAAATCTCGTATATCGAAGGCGAACCTAAAACAGAAATCGGGTTAAAATTGAGAACTCCTAACGTAAAAGTGGTTCGCGCTATTTTTGAAAATTTCAAATACGATGTATTGAAAATCGACCGTGTGGCTTTCGCCGGTTTGACCAAAAAGAATTTACCGCGTGGCAATTGGCGTTTCCTGACTGAACAGGAAATTATCAATTTGAAAAACGTTTAA
- a CDS encoding geranylgeranylglycerol-phosphate geranylgeranyltransferase: MLSRKTKHTLLKIISMFSVVRGYNIPVIALAQYLSAIFILAPEKRALDVLLDFNLFIIVLVSSLTIASGYIINNFYDSKKDLINRPNKSQLDRLVSQKTKLQVYFSVNFIVFLLAFLVSFRAVLFFSVYIFLIWFYSHKLKKITIIGNLTASFLAVLPFFAILLYYKNLYPQIFAHATFLFLLILIREMIKDLENIKGDIANDYQTIPVLFGEAFSKKVITLLTVSTIIPIYYLVEVFEVGYMDIYFYISMIILIFFLQKLWKSNSKPDYLKLHNILKFLVVSGVFCIVLIDPSVLIHGKKMVETIVR; encoded by the coding sequence ATGTTAAGCCGAAAAACCAAACACACCTTACTGAAAATCATCAGCATGTTTTCTGTAGTGCGCGGTTACAACATTCCCGTAATTGCTTTAGCCCAATATTTATCGGCCATATTCATTTTGGCTCCCGAAAAAAGAGCACTCGATGTTTTGCTCGATTTCAACTTGTTTATCATCGTTTTAGTTTCCAGTTTGACCATTGCTTCGGGTTATATCATCAACAATTTTTACGACAGCAAAAAAGACCTAATCAATCGTCCAAACAAATCCCAATTAGACAGATTGGTCAGTCAAAAAACCAAACTACAGGTCTATTTTTCAGTAAATTTCATAGTCTTCTTGTTAGCTTTCTTGGTTTCTTTTCGAGCGGTTCTATTTTTCTCCGTTTACATTTTCCTGATTTGGTTCTATTCGCACAAACTCAAAAAAATCACCATCATAGGCAATCTGACTGCTTCATTTCTAGCCGTTTTGCCTTTCTTCGCGATTCTTTTGTATTATAAAAATTTATATCCGCAGATATTTGCGCATGCCACTTTTCTCTTTTTATTGATTTTAATCAGAGAAATGATCAAAGATTTAGAAAACATCAAAGGTGATATTGCCAACGATTATCAAACCATTCCGGTGCTTTTCGGAGAAGCTTTTTCCAAAAAAGTAATCACGCTGTTAACCGTTTCCACCATCATTCCCATCTATTATTTGGTCGAAGTTTTTGAAGTCGGTTACATGGATATCTACTTTTACATCAGCATGATTATCCTGATTTTTTTTCTGCAAAAACTCTGGAAATCCAACTCCAAACCCGATTACCTAAAACTACACAACATTTTGAAATTCCTAGTAGTTTCAGGCGTGTTTTGCATTGTACTTATCGATCCGTCGGTCTTAATTCACGGCAAAAAAATGGTGGAAACCATTGTTCGTTAG